Sequence from the Deltaproteobacteria bacterium genome:
GGCGTCACTGTCGCCCGCTGGGCCATGAATCGCGTCTGGACAAATGGCCCCGAATGGATACGCCTCGAGCGGGAACTTCCCGCCGGAACCCTGGAACCGGCCATGAACCCTGGTGACGATCTCAGGTTCCGGATCATCGACCAGAATGAAGCCCGGGAACTCGACATCGTGAAGGCGAAGCTCGTTCAGGCCAGATAGCTACGCGCTCCGCTCGGCACGCTTCGGCTTCCTGACCATGAGCCCGGCCATACGGGCAAAAGCCGATACACGGCCCGGCACATCGCGCACCGCACCCCAGACTTCCTTCACCGGGTCCACCCGGTATTGCGATGGCCGGGGGCCCTTCCGGGGAGCCATCCAGCAGGAATGGAGCATGAAGGGCGGGTTGAAGTCGGGCGCACTGGCGACGGCAACGGGACCCTGCACGAGATTCGCCGCGTCGAAGATGTGGATTTCCTTCGGGGCCTTCTTGTGAACCACCACGACCACGTAGCCGTCGAGGTCATGCTGGCAGTTCCTGCGGGGTACAAAAGTAGGAGGATGCGGGAACATTCCGTCCTCGTACCGGTACACGTCGGAATACTCCATCTGCTCCAGGTCCACGCGTGCCAGCGCACCGGGGATGTATTTCTCAGGCAGCCGGTCCATGGGGACAATGGCGTGCTGGTAGTCCTTGTAAAGACGCCAGGTGGTTTCGGCCATCAGCTCCGGATCGAACCCCATACTGCCGTAAAAGAGGTTTCTGGCCTTCCGCTGGGAGCTGTCGGTGTAGACATTCTGTGTCCAGAGGATTCCGCCCCAGAACTGGTCCCTGTCATATGCCAGTTTCGTCTCCTTCAGTTCTCCCGTCGCGGCTGCGATCCGGTACCTGCCCACCACCGATGGCTGCGAATCGAGTGCGATCAGGCCGTCGTGGTTGGGATCGAACATCTCCCCGTCCCGGTTCCGTTCGTTCGGGTTGCAGGTGATGGCGAGGTCCGCCGTCCCGATATGCTGCAGGTAGACGGTGATCTCGCCTCCGGGATTGTCATAGTCGATGGCGATATGACCGGTGCTCATGGGGATTTTCAGTTCGCGGAACGGCACGCTCCCGCCAGCGGGCGTTTGCTTCAAGTCCTTCTTGCTCACGATCCACAGCCGCGTGAAGTCCTGGTTGGGCCGCTTGCGCGGGCCGCCCATGACCACCGCCGGCTCGGTGGCGAACGGAAGGTCAGTGATGACAAGGTAGTCCTTCGTCGCCTTGATATCGTGAATGCTGTCGAACTTTCCGATACCGTCTAGCTTCCAC
This genomic interval carries:
- a CDS encoding carotenoid oxygenase family protein — translated: MATITHNLFWGAGEGDFRLNVTKGCWPTDADGAVFIVGPDKRRPGGHWFNEHGMICKIHCAPDSGGRVRVQFRLVETPVKKLRDRLPWLFRKVFVMEASPFGVTNLANTNVQPMNDRLFLGYDVGRPVEIDPETLDYVTAVGDNTEWVHSLPGLIEPMTSVAAHPAPAYDENALYFVNYLQIPLPGIETGTWVARWALDGPVERWKLDGIGKFDSIHDIKATKDYLVITDLPFATEPAVVMGGPRKRPNQDFTRLWIVSKKDLKQTPAGGSVPFRELKIPMSTGHIAIDYDNPGGEITVYLQHIGTADLAITCNPNERNRDGEMFDPNHDGLIALDSQPSVVGRYRIAAATGELKETKLAYDRDQFWGGILWTQNVYTDSSQRKARNLFYGSMGFDPELMAETTWRLYKDYQHAIVPMDRLPEKYIPGALARVDLEQMEYSDVYRYEDGMFPHPPTFVPRRNCQHDLDGYVVVVVHKKAPKEIHIFDAANLVQGPVAVASAPDFNPPFMLHSCWMAPRKGPRPSQYRVDPVKEVWGAVRDVPGRVSAFARMAGLMVRKPKRAERSA